One part of the Vitis riparia cultivar Riparia Gloire de Montpellier isolate 1030 chromosome 15, EGFV_Vit.rip_1.0, whole genome shotgun sequence genome encodes these proteins:
- the LOC117932721 gene encoding uncharacterized protein LOC117932721 — MYANFRKVIVPKTSRPTTSTPDSTATWLSCHYCSRLFSSSPNVRGVVVQAREPNTSYYVADYVTNTYRPDNGLIISEWITAENGENNLALTRIYCDRCRLPAGWKVLQRSQTHPIVDVGHVLLPVTPPAASPSQP; from the exons GAAAGTGATAGTTCCGAAAACATCAAGACCAACCACATCAACACCGGACTCAACTGCAACATGGCTCAGCTGTCATTACTGCTCTCGGCTCTTTAGTAGCAGCCCAAATGTTCGA GGTGTTGTTGTACAAGCCAGGGAACCCAATACTAGCTACTATGTGGCTGATTACGT TACTAACACTTACCGTCCAGACAATGGATTAATAATTTCTGAATGGATTACAGCTGAAAATGGGGAGAATAATTTGGCCTTGACCCGTATCTACTGTGACAGATGCAGACTACCTGCTGGCTGGAAAGTC CTTCAGCGGAGCCAAACTCACCCTATTGTCGATGTAGGCCATGTTTTGCTGCCAGTTACTCCTCCTGCTGCTTCTCCTTCTCAGCCATAA
- the LOC117931932 gene encoding uncharacterized protein LOC117931932, producing the protein MSARFRKVTDWPETLEPAIPTPEPTENPDEWITCNHCSQRFISSQNIRGVVVQARDPSASYYVAEDVANIFHLDDVVHLGYKRIRAENQETDLTLARVYCSTCRLPAGWKVLQRSESHPIVHGDDFLLYVPPPPLPPPFLYVPPPLRPSES; encoded by the exons ATGTCTGCTCGTTTCAG GAAAGTGACAGATTGGCCGGAAACACTGGAACCAGCCATACCAACACCGGAACCAACAGAAAATCCCGACGAATGGATCACCTGTAATCACTGCTCTCAACGCTTTATTAGCAGCCAAAATATTCGA GGTGTTGTTGTCCAAGCCAGGGATCCCAGTGCTAGCTACTATGTGGCTGAGGACGT TGCCAATATATTCCATCTAGACGATGTAGTACATCTAGGTTATAAAAGGATTAGAGCTGAGAATCAGGAGACTGATTTGACTTTGGCCCGAGTCTATTGTTCTACATGCAGACTACCTGCTGGCTGGAAAGTT CTTCAGCGGAGCGAAAGCCACCCTATTGTCCATGGAGACGACTTTTTGCTTTAtgttcctcctcctcctcttcctcctccttTTCTGTATGTTCCTCCTCCTCTTCGTCCTTCTGAGTCATAA